In Drosophila yakuba strain Tai18E2 chromosome 2R, Prin_Dyak_Tai18E2_2.1, whole genome shotgun sequence, a single genomic region encodes these proteins:
- the LOC26535293 gene encoding uncharacterized protein LOC26535293 yields the protein MDGTVLNADSILEIMKYVIIDCQLNEGRHVEMGIVDFNDLINFVLAHEFFVELLADHHKILYKDLELALACRTIKLLIDLRVNKQSKNEEIFWRSFLESVREKSPFDLQLSFQGLYVHIKITGISSGRTHQETLKFDLTLNADALADILSSNQNLTKLSFESTEVHGDLSDIIPHCANIEELRITLNAGDVASQYEPLVNLPNLKNILVTGLQRSESESLFFSNLKKWHRPSSLPPLTLKIEDYLTDIHRPITFATFNSLRCFRVNETKAYYERKYKWKWNAIFRAEYDLSAMKDDSSSIEDSLATIRLGEGVKIKFIWSEGKLELKLHDNSDISQMGSLSKLPNLTRLVVQNKTYCLENPDSLAKFLRSMGPNGSFALKSCKINYAGLHQTEIEELTKIKSLRFLACHLHDVPDINFSQMTNLQHIKLNFRQNFITSNVIHNLLSKCQVQATIFSEDVTITLLRAEKRLEIHLCNCENTDFAIPLAKLKDINTLVISGRQKLEYLNTIFDAFAANLSTIEELNLSELRPYRSELKGVRFKDISKVTEIQTIRSLRCCVSDVTGVQKLADLNKLENLEIYHSGDGNLIELLTKLAEKNTIKCIKTGKLTHEEVLKITQMRSMKTLVSRLLNEDDLKFFAELANSSIEEIIIMEYNNSIWVTPSLFYTIRARQLGHFDIWHKKLNFIETVDVSKITGLKRLCAGFVDAECAEILDRLPQLEDLTIGFIKTPLETLLRVIALKSPMTLKKLELCNWIGGSECECLTQFETLESLTCSLRNEMGIDHLANIQNLKELLIHRDSAPLTNLFRAFAQKSDSKLEKLQAPVTCSAEIREISQIKSLKTLNVDLTKMCDNLSNLSRLNELKSLSIIDSCGCKLNSDSCLSIFRYCQKLNRVDLGFYYGVALDLVSQVNNVLKSIRDPANQKPLKLSIFSVSIYPKIHVEDIDESILNVSYSYETKMGAVEIEFNSDNEDSDDSDSFDYD from the exons atggaCGGAACCGTTCTCAATGCCGACAGTATTTTGGAAATAATGAAATATGTAATTATTGATTGCCAGTTGAATGAGGGCCGCCATGTGGAAATGGGGATTGTTGACTTTAATGACTTAATAAACTTCGTTTTGGCTCACGAATTCTTCGTGGAATTGCTTGCGGATCATCACAAGATCCTTTACAAGGATCTTGAGTTGGCACTAGCGTGCAGAACCATAAAGCTGCTTATAGATCTTCGAGTGAATAAGCAatcgaaaaacgaagaaattTTCTGGAGATCCTTTCTGGAATCGGTCAGGGAAAAAAGTCCGTTCGATCTTCAACTGTCTTTTCAAGGCTTATACGTACATATTAAGATAACAG gCATCTCATCGGGCCGCACGCACCAAGAAACGTTAAAATTTGACTTAACGCTTAATGCAGACGCATTGGCTGACATTCTCAGCTCCAACCAAAATCTAACCAAGTTGAGCTTTGAAAGCACTGAAGTGCATGGAGATCTTTCCGATATCATACCCCATTGCGCCAATATCGAAGAACTGAGAATCACGTTGAATGCGGGTGACGTGGCATCCCAATATGAACCACTAGTAAACTTGCCCAATCTGAAAAACATTTTGGTTACTGGGTTACAAAGAAGCGAGTCGGAATCGCTGTTTTTTAGCAATTTAAAAAAGTGGCACAGGCCATCGAGTCTTCCACCTTTGACACTAAAAATCGAAGATTACCTAACCGACATTCATCGACCTATAACGTTTGCCACTTTCAATTCATTACGATGTTTCCGTGTGAACGAAACCAAAGCTTATTATGAACgaaaatataaatggaaatggaatgcaATTTTTAGGGCCGAGTACGATTTATCTGCAATGAAGGACGACAGCAGTTCAATAGAGGATTCTCTGGCCACCATTAGATTGGGTGAAGGTGTTAAGATCAAGTTTATATGGTCTGAAGGTAAACTTGAGTTAAAGTTACACGACAATTCAGACATAAGTCAAATGGGATCTTTATCAAAACTGCCCAATCTCACTCGCTTGGTTGTACAAAATAAGACGTATTGTTTAGAAAATCCCGATTCACTTGCCAAATTCCTGCGATCAATGGGTCCAAACGGGTCATTCGCTTTAAAGTcatgtaaaataaattatgcaggATTACATCAAACTGAGATTGAAGAGCTCACGAAAATAAAGTCACTTCGATTCCTCGCATGCCACTTACACGACGTGCCTGATATCAACTTCAGTCAGATGACTAACTTGCAACACATTAAACTCAATTTCCGCCAAAATTTCATTACTTCAAATGTAATCCATAATCTGCTAAGCAAATGCCAGGTGCAAGCAACCATATTCAGTGAAGATGTTACCATTACACTATTGAGGGCAGAAAAACGTTTAGAGATCCATCTGTGTAATTGTGAAAACACCGATTTTGCTATTCCCCTTGCCAAACTAAAGGATATTAATACCCTCGTGATTTCAGGGCGACAGAAATTGGAATATCTTAATACGATCTTCGATGCTTTCGCAGCCAATTTAAGTACGATCGAAGAATTGAATTTATCCGAATTGCGACCTTACAGGTCCGAATTAAAAGGCGTACGTTTCAAAGATATTTCCAAAGTGACCGAAATTCAAACCATTAGGTCACTTCGATGCTGCGTATCAGATGTGACTGGTGTTCAGAAATTGGCAGATCTAAACAAATTAGAGAACTTGGAAATATACCATTCTGGAGATGGCAATCTTATCGAACTTTTGACAAAACTTGCTGagaaaaatacaattaaatgtataaaaactggaaaactcaCCCACGAAGAGGTTTTAAAGATAACCCAAATGAGGTCGATGAAAACTTTGGTGAGTCGTTTATTAAACGAGGATGACCTCAAATTCTTTGCAGAGCTAGCAAACTCCAGTATCgaagaaataataattatggAATATAATAACTCAATATGGGTTACACCCTCTCTGTTTTATACGATAAGGGCAAGACAACTTGGTCACTTTGATATATGGCacaaaaaacttaattttattgaaacgGTTGACGTTTCTAAAATAACAGGACTGAAAAGATTATGTGCTGGTTTTGTTGATGCGGAGTGTGCGGAAATATTAGATAGACTACCTCAGCTAGAGGATCTAACTATTGGCTTTATCAAAACTCCTTTGGAAACTCTGCTAAGGGTTATAGCACTCAAGTCACCAATGACTCTCAAAAAATTGGAGCTATGCAACTGGATTGGTGGTAGCGAATGTGAATGTTTGACTCAATTCGAAACATTGGAATCTTTAACATGTTCATTGCGTAATGAGATGGGCATAGATCATTTGGCCAATATACAAAACCTTAAAGAATTACTTATCCACCGAGATAGCGCTCCGCTTACTAATCTTTTCCGTGCCTTTGCCCAAAAAAGTGATTCCAAGTTGGAGAAACTTCAAGCTCCTGTCACATGTTCTGCTGAGATCCGTGAAATATCACAGATTAAATCACTAAAAACACTAAATGTTGATTTGACGAAAATGTGTGATAATTTATCAAACCTCAGTAGATTGAATGAACTAAAATCGTTGAGTATAATTGATAGTTGTGGATGTAAATTAAATAGTGATAGCTGTTTATCAATTTTTCGGTATTGTCAAAAGCTTAATCGGGTCGATTTGGGATTTTATTATGGGGTGGCTTTAGACTTAGTCAGTCAAGTAAACAATGTTCTGAAATCTATTAGAGATCCCGCAAATCAGAAACCGCTAAAACTAAGTATTTTTAGTGTATCGATTTACCCGAAAATCCAT GTGGAAGACATTGATGAGTCAATCTTGAACGTCTCTTATTCGTACGAAACAAAAATGGGTGCTGTCGAAATAGAATTTAATTCTGATAACGAGGATTCAGACGATTCAGATTCTTTTGACTATGATTAG